The following coding sequences lie in one Cydia fagiglandana chromosome 27, ilCydFagi1.1, whole genome shotgun sequence genomic window:
- the LOC134677921 gene encoding wee1-like protein kinase — MTEWYRMNTGLTKHNSTELSEEMSDSFNTFSENLSPIPPVFPRKLDFSYPDDEEKVGSPAPSSMSPPYRKVRALRLFDSPRTPKSLLEKCSTPSHNTSRSRLFPPKLNAKAGVTTGSSHHLHPPDEDSALGSMHEDSKPVANINPFTPDGQALNKKKRALSKTPTSMGDATPEQPAKRLRESNISRYNVEFIELGVIGRGEFGRVTRCVNKLDGCVYALKRSLRPVAGSAQERAALTEVYAHAVLGKHPRVVRYYSAWAEDDHMIIQNEYCSGGSLQQMMEKGPLPESELLLLLAHVADGLAYIHSLQLVHMDVKPGNIFVCSREGEPAADSDDDDYNTNTHIYKIGDLGHVTCVSSPRVEEGDCRYLTREIIQEDLTHLTKSDIFAFGLTLFEAAGGGPLPKNGPAWHALRDGQLPDLPGISREFHQLIQKMIDPDPNQRPSASRLRKHPLLHPAGNKSKTQLTRELAAAKLKNELLTKKLDEYARCLKSLTPGRLVTQDSAKFRTRSAKRMQKPREHLLDAIQNISSPIHRLDRRTDRRKKV; from the exons ATGACCGAATGGTACAGAATGAATACGGGATTGACCAAGCATAATTCTACGGAACTGTCGGAAGAAATGTCAGATTCCTTCAATACATTTTCGGAAAATCTAAGTCCTATCCCGCCAGTGTTCCCAAGGAAGCTGGATTTTAGTTATCCTGACGATGAAGAGAAAGTGGGATCTCCTGCGCCATCATCAATGAGTCCACCATACAGAAAAGTTCGAGCTTTGAG GTTATTTGACAGTCCCCGGACGCCGAAGAGCCTTCTAGAAAAATGCTCAACGCCATCGCACAACACTTCGAGATCGCGACTGTTTCCTCCCAAACTCAAT gccaaAGCTG GCGTCACCACAGGCTCCAGCCACCACCTGCATCCTCCGGACGAGGACAGCGCCCTCGGCAGCATGCACGAGGACTCCAAACCCGTGGCCAACATCAACCCGTTCACTCCTGACG GCCAAGCGTTGAACAAGAAAAAGCGGGCGCTATCTAAAACACCGACGTCTATGGGAGATGCCACACCGGAGCAGCCGGCTAAAAGATTGAGG GAGTCCAACATATCCCGGTATAACGTAGAGTTCATTGAACTCGGCGTGATCGGCCGCGGCGAGTTCGGCCGCGTCACGCGCTGCGTCAACAAACTGGACGGCTGCGTGTACGCACTGAAACGGTCTCTCAGACCGGTGGCGGGCTCTGCGCAGGAGCGCGCCGCGCTGACCGAGGTGTACGCTCATGCCGTGTTGGGGAAACATCCCCGGGTCGTCAG ATACTACTCAGCGTGGGCGGAAGACGACCACATGATAATCCAGAACGAATACTGCTCCGGGGGCAGCCTGCAGCAGATGATGGAGAAGGGACCGCTGCCGGAAAGCGAACTGTTACTGTTGCTCGCCCATGTTGCTGATGGCTTAGC TTACATCCATTCGTTACAACTCGTGCACATGGACGTGAAACCCGGTAACATCTTCGTGTGCAGCCGAGAGGGCGAGCCAGCGGCGGACTCAGACGATGACGACTATAACACCAACACGCACATATACAAGATCG GTGATTTAGGTCACGTGACGTGCGTGTCATCCCCGCGTGTAGAGGAGGGGGATTGTCGCTATCTCACTCGCGAGATCATTCAGGAGGATCTCACACATCTCACCAAGTCCGACATATTCGCTTTCG GTCTGACGCTGTTcgaggcggcgggcggcgggcctTTACCTAAGAACGGCCCCGCCTGGCACGCGCTCCGGGACGGGCAGCTGCCCGACCTGCCCGGTATATCCCGAGAATTCCACCAGCTCATACAG AAAATGATCGACCCGGACCCGAACCAGCGACCGTCCGCGAGCCGGCTGCGGAAGCACCCGCTGCTACATCCGGCCGGCAACAAGAGCAAGACGCAACTAACGAGGGAGCTAGCGGCCGCTAAGCTTAAAAACGAGTTGCTCACCAAGAAACTAGACGAATATGCgag ATGTCTAAAATCCCTGACTCCCGGCCGCCTTGTAACCCAAGACTCCGCCAAGTTCCGAACGCGCTCAGCGAAGCGCATGCAGAAACCGAGGGAACATCTCCTCGACGCCATACAAAATATCAGCTCGCCCATACACCGCTTGGACaggcggacggacagacggaaaAAGgtatag